The Actinobacillus equuli genome includes a window with the following:
- a CDS encoding patatin-like phospholipase family protein — protein sequence MKVGLVLEGGAMRGMFTAGVLDVFLDEQLEFDGAVTVSAGALFGVNLPSKQRGRVLRYNKKYMNDKRFLSLKSWLTTGNLINRDFAFYELPTIHDPFDQATFAQSQMDFWVTLTNVETGEPEYFKVQDVFKEMELFRATSAMPFVSQFVEINGKKYLDGGIADSIPLQKCLDLGYDKIVLVLTRPLEYRKKPSSMALFKWIYRGYPHLIERWQQRYQDYNQTVERIIQLNQAQQIFVIRPSQTIPLSRLEKNPNKLQQMYDLGVSDAQQAISALRQYLAA from the coding sequence ATGAAAGTAGGGTTAGTGTTGGAAGGTGGTGCGATGCGAGGTATGTTTACCGCCGGCGTACTCGATGTATTTTTGGATGAGCAGCTTGAATTTGATGGGGCAGTTACCGTATCTGCAGGGGCATTATTTGGGGTGAATCTCCCGTCTAAACAACGTGGGCGAGTGTTGCGCTACAATAAAAAATATATGAATGATAAGCGCTTTTTAAGTCTGAAAAGCTGGCTTACTACCGGTAATCTAATTAATCGTGATTTCGCTTTCTATGAATTGCCCACTATTCATGATCCGTTCGATCAAGCTACTTTTGCCCAATCGCAAATGGACTTTTGGGTTACGCTAACCAATGTGGAAACCGGTGAACCGGAATATTTTAAGGTGCAAGACGTGTTTAAGGAAATGGAGTTGTTTCGTGCCACTTCAGCCATGCCGTTTGTGTCTCAATTTGTTGAAATTAACGGCAAAAAATATTTGGACGGTGGCATCGCCGATAGCATTCCGTTACAGAAGTGCCTTGATTTGGGCTACGACAAAATCGTATTGGTTTTAACTCGCCCGTTGGAATACCGCAAAAAGCCAAGTTCGATGGCATTGTTTAAGTGGATTTATCGCGGTTACCCCCACTTGATTGAGCGTTGGCAACAGCGTTATCAAGATTACAATCAAACGGTGGAGCGCATTATTCAGTTAAACCAAGCACAACAAATTTTCGTGATTCGCCCGTCACAAACTATTCCGTTAAGTCGTTTGGAAAAAAATCCTAACAAGTTACAACAAATGTACGATTTGGGTGTTTCTGACGCTCAGCAGGCAATATCTGCGTTACGTCAGTATTTGGCAGCTTAG
- the mglA gene encoding galactose/methyl galactoside ABC transporter ATP-binding protein MglA, producing MTSEVLLTMTNVSKSFPGVKALDKANLTVKSHSVHALMGENGAGKSTLLKCLFGIYAKDEGEILFLGKPVNFKTSKEALENGISMVHQELNLVKQVSVMDNLWLGRYPLKGPFVDHDKMYRDTKAIFDELDIDVDPRDKVAKLSVSQMQMIEIAKAFSYNAKIVIMDEPTSSLSEKEVEHLFKIIQKLKDRGCGIIYISHKMDEIFKICDEITILRDGKWVNTVAIKDTSMEQIVSMMVGRELTQRFPEKTNIPKETVLVVEHLTAKNQPSIQDVSFELRKGEVLGIAGLVGAKRTDIVETIFGVREKASGTITLNGKAVNNRNAFEAINNGFALVTEERRSTGIYANLSIEFNSLISNMKSYLGKLGLLSNKKMKSDTQWVIDAMNVKTPSHQTSIGSLSGGNQQKVIIGRWLLTQPEILMLDEPTRGIDIGAKFEIYQLILDLANKDKGIIMISSEMPELLGVTDRILVMSNGKVAGIVETAKTSQEEILQLAAKYL from the coding sequence ATGACAAGTGAAGTACTGCTCACAATGACAAATGTTAGTAAGTCTTTCCCCGGCGTAAAAGCGTTGGATAAAGCTAACTTAACCGTAAAATCCCATAGCGTACACGCCTTAATGGGCGAAAACGGCGCAGGTAAATCCACCCTACTCAAATGTTTATTCGGGATTTATGCCAAGGATGAAGGTGAAATTTTATTTTTAGGCAAACCGGTCAATTTTAAAACCTCAAAAGAGGCGCTTGAAAACGGGATTTCGATGGTTCACCAAGAACTGAATCTAGTAAAACAAGTAAGCGTCATGGATAACCTTTGGCTTGGGCGTTATCCGCTAAAAGGGCCGTTTGTCGATCACGATAAAATGTACCGTGATACCAAAGCAATTTTTGATGAATTAGATATTGATGTCGATCCACGTGATAAAGTGGCGAAATTATCCGTATCACAAATGCAGATGATTGAAATTGCCAAAGCTTTCTCGTACAACGCCAAAATTGTAATTATGGATGAGCCGACTTCTTCGCTTTCTGAAAAAGAAGTCGAACATTTATTTAAAATCATTCAGAAATTAAAAGATCGTGGCTGCGGCATTATTTATATTTCGCACAAAATGGATGAAATATTCAAAATTTGTGACGAAATTACTATCTTGCGTGACGGTAAATGGGTAAACACCGTTGCGATTAAAGATACCTCAATGGAACAAATCGTTTCCATGATGGTAGGTCGTGAACTGACTCAACGTTTCCCGGAAAAAACCAATATACCGAAAGAAACCGTACTCGTGGTAGAACATTTAACCGCCAAAAATCAGCCGTCCATTCAAGATGTTAGCTTTGAATTGCGTAAAGGCGAAGTGTTGGGTATCGCCGGCTTGGTCGGTGCAAAACGTACCGATATTGTCGAAACTATTTTCGGTGTGCGTGAAAAAGCCAGCGGAACTATTACCTTAAACGGCAAAGCGGTCAACAATCGTAATGCGTTTGAAGCAATTAATAACGGTTTTGCGCTGGTTACCGAAGAACGCCGCTCAACCGGTATTTATGCGAATCTCAGCATCGAATTTAACTCGTTGATTTCAAATATGAAATCTTACTTAGGTAAATTAGGTTTACTCAGCAATAAAAAAATGAAAAGTGATACCCAATGGGTGATTGATGCGATGAATGTTAAAACACCGTCTCATCAAACCAGTATTGGGTCACTTTCCGGCGGTAACCAACAAAAAGTGATTATCGGCCGTTGGCTGTTAACCCAACCGGAAATTTTAATGTTGGACGAACCGACCCGAGGCATTGATATCGGGGCGAAATTCGAGATTTACCAATTAATTCTCGATTTAGCCAATAAAGATAAGGGAATCATTATGATTTCATCCGAAATGCCGGAGTTATTAGGGGTAACCGACCGAATTTTAGTCATGAGTAACGGGAAAGTGGCGGGCATTGTTGAAACCGCCAAAACCTCTCAAGAAGAAATCTTGCAGCTCGCTGCAAAATATTTATAA
- the lldD gene encoding FMN-dependent L-lactate dehydrogenase LldD codes for MIISSANDYREAARRRVPPFMFHYADGGSFAERTLERNVTDLADLALRQRVLKDMSKLDTEIELFGEKLAIPAVLAPVGACGMYARRGEVQAAQAAENKGIPFTLSTVSICPIEEVTAAIKRPMWFQLYVLKDRGFMKHVLERAKAAGCSTLVFTVDMPTPGARYRDRHSGMSGDYKEIRRALQAVTHPFWAWDVGIKGKPHTLGNVSAYTGKAVGLDDYVVWLGENFDPSISWKDLEWIRDFWDGPMVIKGILDPEDAKDAVRFGADGIVVSNHGGRQLDGALSSARALPSIADAVKGDIKILADSGIRNGLDIVRMLALGADATMLGRAFVYALGAAGKAGVENMLDIFKKEMHVAMTLTSNQKISDITRDALVDLSKL; via the coding sequence ATGATTATTTCATCAGCCAATGACTATCGTGAAGCCGCACGTCGCCGTGTTCCCCCGTTTATGTTTCATTATGCGGACGGCGGATCATTTGCAGAGCGTACTCTAGAGCGCAATGTGACTGATCTCGCCGATCTCGCATTACGTCAACGTGTGTTAAAAGATATGTCGAAGCTTGATACCGAAATTGAATTATTCGGTGAAAAACTGGCAATTCCGGCGGTGTTAGCACCGGTGGGCGCTTGTGGTATGTATGCTCGCCGTGGCGAAGTGCAGGCGGCGCAAGCGGCAGAAAATAAAGGCATTCCGTTCACGCTTTCGACTGTCTCAATTTGTCCGATTGAAGAAGTGACTGCCGCAATTAAACGCCCAATGTGGTTCCAACTTTATGTGTTAAAAGACCGTGGTTTTATGAAACACGTGCTAGAACGTGCCAAAGCGGCTGGTTGTTCAACCTTAGTGTTTACCGTGGATATGCCGACACCGGGCGCACGTTATCGTGATCGCCATTCGGGTATGAGTGGTGATTACAAAGAAATTCGCCGTGCATTACAAGCGGTAACTCACCCGTTCTGGGCGTGGGATGTTGGTATTAAAGGTAAACCGCATACGCTTGGTAACGTTTCGGCTTATACCGGTAAAGCAGTGGGTTTAGATGATTACGTCGTGTGGTTAGGCGAGAACTTCGACCCGTCAATTTCGTGGAAAGATCTGGAATGGATTCGTGATTTCTGGGACGGCCCAATGGTGATCAAGGGTATTTTAGATCCGGAAGATGCGAAAGATGCGGTACGTTTCGGTGCGGACGGTATTGTGGTTTCAAATCACGGCGGTCGCCAGCTAGACGGTGCATTATCCAGCGCAAGAGCCTTACCTTCGATTGCGGATGCGGTGAAAGGCGATATTAAAATTCTTGCCGATTCAGGCATTCGTAACGGCTTAGATATTGTACGTATGCTCGCATTAGGTGCGGACGCTACTATGCTTGGACGTGCGTTTGTGTATGCTCTCGGCGCAGCAGGCAAAGCCGGTGTAGAAAATATGTTAGATATCTTCAAGAAAGAAATGCACGTCGCAATGACCCTTACCAGCAACCAAAAAATCAGCGACATCACCCGTGATGCGCTAGTGGATTTAAGTAAGTTGTAA
- the rpoH gene encoding RNA polymerase sigma factor RpoH codes for MKKFDEHEIEDAEIIEPDEVEVLENEPSEAMHPALVQGGMPVPQGNLDSYIRMANQYPILSAEQEKELAERYYYDEDLEAAKQLILSHMRFVIHIARGYLGYGLPLADLIQEGNIGLMKAVKRFDPNVGVRLVSFAVHWVKAEIHEYVLKNWRIVKVATTKAQRKLFFNLRKNKNRLAWFNEEEIKKVAEDLGVSVEEVREMESRMTGQDLGFDLPAGEDDDEAYAPSMYIEDNSSNFADELEDEEHTGEATAQLAYALATLDERSQDIIKTRWLDEDKATLQDLADKYGISAERVRQLENAALKKIKDAITLE; via the coding sequence ATGAAAAAATTTGACGAACACGAGATAGAAGATGCAGAAATTATTGAGCCGGATGAAGTAGAAGTGCTAGAAAACGAGCCGAGTGAGGCGATGCATCCTGCTTTAGTACAAGGCGGTATGCCTGTTCCGCAAGGGAATCTCGATAGCTATATTCGTATGGCAAATCAATATCCTATTCTCAGTGCCGAACAAGAAAAAGAGCTGGCGGAACGTTATTATTATGATGAAGATTTAGAAGCGGCAAAACAACTGATTCTTTCGCATATGCGCTTCGTGATTCATATTGCGCGCGGCTATTTGGGTTACGGACTGCCGCTTGCCGATTTAATTCAAGAAGGGAATATCGGCTTGATGAAAGCGGTAAAACGTTTTGACCCGAATGTCGGTGTGCGTTTAGTGTCTTTTGCAGTGCATTGGGTGAAAGCAGAAATTCACGAATACGTATTAAAAAACTGGCGTATCGTGAAAGTGGCGACCACCAAAGCGCAACGTAAGTTATTCTTTAATCTGCGTAAAAACAAAAATCGTCTCGCTTGGTTTAATGAAGAAGAAATCAAAAAAGTGGCGGAGGATTTAGGGGTGTCGGTTGAAGAAGTGCGAGAAATGGAATCTCGTATGACCGGTCAAGACTTAGGTTTTGATTTGCCTGCCGGTGAAGATGATGACGAGGCTTATGCGCCTTCAATGTATATTGAAGATAATAGCTCAAACTTTGCCGATGAACTGGAAGACGAAGAGCATACGGGCGAAGCAACTGCTCAATTGGCTTATGCGCTGGCGACATTGGATGAACGTAGCCAAGATATTATTAAAACCCGTTGGTTGGATGAAGACAAAGCTACTTTACAAGATCTGGCGGATAAATACGGCATTTCAGCCGAACGTGTACGCCAATTAGAAAATGCGGCACTGAAAAAAATCAAAGACGCAATTACTTTAGAGTAA
- the pptA gene encoding tautomerase PptA, with protein sequence MPHINVKCYPKNLTETEFNHFISELNVLVQKHLKATDDVVSIQYTEIEPENWGDVYHQEIKPNLAKLAKKPDYEM encoded by the coding sequence ATGCCACATATCAATGTAAAATGTTATCCAAAAAATTTAACTGAAACGGAATTTAATCATTTTATTTCAGAGCTCAATGTACTTGTGCAAAAACACTTAAAAGCAACAGATGATGTTGTTTCTATTCAATACACCGAAATTGAACCTGAAAATTGGGGTGATGTTTATCATCAGGAAATCAAGCCGAACTTGGCTAAATTGGCGAAAAAACCAGATTATGAAATGTAA
- a CDS encoding MFS transporter — translation MTFAYQQKEPEKFATFLKRQKMIFIVAFLGYVCAYLVRNNFKLMSKSIMVTNGWEKADIAMLLSCLTISYGLAKFYMGALGDRVSLRKLFAICLAASAVICITIGFYHTSIITLAVLLVLCGVVQGALAPASQSMIANYYPNKTRGAAIAGWNISQNMGSALLPMMIATMTTMGFIVPSSGNVLMAFLVPAVLVLCFALFCWKFGGDTPEGEGLDSLRTMYGEAGESNVATEEEKNSLSYWQLIWKYVFLNPALLLVAAVNVALYFIRFGVEDWMPIYLHEVAKMGDAESHMAISVLEWVAIPGSLVFAWLAVKYPNKMAKMGAIGLFIMAGVVFAYEYVTASGTPNYPLLLVICGILGALIYGPQLIVNILTINFVPLNVAGTAIGFVGVTAYLIGNMGANWIMPIMADNFGWFWSYVVIAALSVFSAVGYLVLAKHEEKTIKA, via the coding sequence ATGACTTTCGCATACCAACAAAAAGAGCCGGAAAAGTTCGCCACTTTTCTTAAACGCCAAAAAATGATTTTTATTGTGGCGTTTCTCGGCTATGTCTGTGCGTATTTAGTGCGTAATAATTTTAAACTTATGTCGAAGTCCATTATGGTGACCAACGGCTGGGAAAAAGCGGATATTGCGATGTTACTGTCCTGTCTGACTATTTCCTATGGCTTGGCAAAATTTTATATGGGCGCATTGGGCGACCGTGTGAGTTTGCGTAAGTTATTCGCTATTTGCTTAGCGGCAAGTGCGGTGATTTGTATTACGATCGGTTTCTACCATACCTCAATCATTACGCTTGCGGTGTTATTGGTGTTATGCGGTGTGGTGCAAGGGGCGCTAGCGCCGGCATCGCAAAGTATGATTGCCAATTACTATCCGAACAAAACCCGAGGTGCGGCAATTGCCGGTTGGAATATTTCGCAAAATATGGGCTCTGCACTGTTACCGATGATGATTGCAACCATGACCACCATGGGCTTTATTGTGCCTTCCAGCGGTAATGTGTTAATGGCGTTCTTAGTGCCTGCTGTGTTAGTGCTATGTTTTGCGCTGTTTTGTTGGAAATTCGGCGGCGATACACCGGAAGGTGAGGGGTTGGATTCGTTACGTACTATGTACGGTGAAGCGGGTGAATCCAATGTGGCGACCGAAGAAGAAAAAAATAGCCTGAGCTATTGGCAGTTGATTTGGAAATATGTGTTTTTAAATCCGGCATTATTATTAGTTGCTGCGGTGAATGTGGCGCTCTATTTTATCCGCTTTGGGGTGGAAGACTGGATGCCGATTTATTTGCATGAAGTGGCGAAAATGGGGGATGCCGAATCGCATATGGCGATTTCCGTTTTAGAATGGGTAGCGATTCCGGGGTCATTGGTGTTTGCTTGGCTAGCGGTTAAATATCCGAATAAAATGGCAAAAATGGGGGCGATCGGCTTATTTATTATGGCGGGAGTTGTTTTCGCTTATGAATATGTCACGGCGAGCGGTACGCCGAATTATCCGTTATTGTTGGTGATTTGCGGTATTTTGGGGGCGTTGATTTACGGTCCGCAATTAATCGTAAATATCTTAACCATTAACTTTGTACCGTTAAATGTTGCCGGTACGGCAATCGGCTTTGTCGGTGTAACTGCTTATCTAATCGGTAATATGGGCGCAAACTGGATTATGCCGATTATGGCGGATAACTTCGGTTGGTTCTGGTCTTATGTGGTGATTGCAGCGCTTTCCGTGTTCTCTGCGGTGGGGTATTTAGTGTTAGCGAAACACGAAGAAAAAACCATTAAAGCTTAA
- a CDS encoding LysR substrate-binding domain-containing protein — MSLPSGFIESREIQHFIQRLEQAYPQIELILLTDDSIADLMDGSIDIAIRAAEPAPNSQLIVRYLTQWRLCLCASPAYLAENPIRTPTDLLAQKWLKYNDSVFNNAFSNLNLGQFRSSKILHCPTILAARTLAIAGFGLTFQLEGEIASAIKKEELEIVLPHIQMPYYNLYAVTAHRKQSAKMECVLKLLKESF, encoded by the coding sequence ATGAGTTTACCGAGCGGTTTTATTGAAAGCAGAGAAATACAGCACTTTATTCAACGTTTAGAACAAGCTTATCCGCAAATTGAACTGATTTTACTGACGGATGACAGTATTGCAGATTTAATGGATGGCTCAATTGATATTGCTATACGTGCTGCCGAACCAGCCCCTAATAGCCAATTGATCGTCCGTTACCTTACTCAATGGCGACTTTGTCTATGTGCTTCCCCCGCATATTTAGCTGAAAATCCTATTCGTACGCCAACGGATTTATTAGCACAAAAATGGCTGAAATATAACGATAGCGTATTTAATAATGCTTTTAGCAATCTAAACTTGGGGCAATTTCGTAGTAGTAAAATTCTACACTGCCCAACTATTCTTGCAGCGAGAACCTTGGCTATTGCAGGCTTCGGACTCACCTTCCAACTTGAAGGTGAAATTGCCTCAGCAATTAAAAAAGAAGAATTGGAAATAGTACTGCCGCATATTCAAATGCCGTACTACAATCTATATGCCGTCACTGCTCACCGTAAACAATCCGCCAAAATGGAATGTGTTTTGAAATTATTAAAAGAAAGTTTTTAA
- a CDS encoding LysR family transcriptional regulator codes for METVKALLILGKVLDAGNMSQVARELGISSSAVSQHIRQLEKHYGIRVLNRTTRKISPTEAGQILWQGAKEIEHALVSNISTKSDRSSNRF; via the coding sequence ATGGAAACCGTTAAGGCATTATTAATTCTGGGAAAAGTACTAGATGCAGGAAATATGTCTCAGGTAGCGAGAGAGTTAGGTATTAGTAGTTCTGCTGTTAGCCAACATATTCGCCAACTAGAAAAACATTACGGTATTCGTGTACTTAATCGTACTACACGGAAAATAAGCCCAACGGAAGCTGGACAGATATTATGGCAAGGTGCGAAAGAAATTGAACATGCACTAGTAAGTAACATCTCAACAAAATCTGACCGCTCTTCAAACAGATTTTAA
- a CDS encoding alpha/beta fold hydrolase: protein MNKLAKFLIISSTCLSTSSFAENALRYFGQQENSYISSIAYGNNRQAGHYQNVGDTQIYYEIYGSGKPVVVLHGGLVGSIAEMGQFIDKLSPNYQVIAVSTRGHGKSGIGSLTPSYSQKAKDLNAVLGQVKEPVTLLGFSDGAYTAYQFALDYPEKVSKIIAIGAGTWKKGFRHFDGSFTDFSKLDTNYWQQQQGIRPEPDRMNEWYQQNIMYFNQLEVSAESLSKITQPVLVLAGEKDQNAPLDTIISAYKAIPNAQLAIIPNAPHPVFQVNFPAVWENIEPFLKHDK, encoded by the coding sequence ATGAATAAATTGGCAAAATTTCTGATTATTTCGAGCACTTGTTTAAGTACAAGTAGCTTTGCTGAGAATGCCTTGCGTTATTTTGGGCAACAGGAAAATAGCTACATAAGTTCCATAGCTTACGGTAATAATCGCCAAGCAGGACACTATCAGAATGTTGGTGATACGCAAATTTATTATGAAATCTATGGTTCAGGTAAACCTGTGGTTGTGTTGCATGGTGGTTTAGTTGGCTCTATTGCTGAAATGGGGCAATTTATTGATAAATTATCTCCAAATTATCAAGTGATAGCTGTTTCTACTCGTGGACACGGAAAATCAGGCATTGGCTCGTTAACCCCTAGTTACTCACAAAAAGCTAAAGATTTAAATGCCGTATTAGGTCAAGTAAAAGAACCCGTCACTCTTTTAGGTTTTAGTGATGGCGCCTATACTGCTTATCAATTTGCTCTCGATTACCCTGAAAAAGTGAGCAAAATCATTGCAATTGGAGCAGGGACTTGGAAGAAAGGTTTTCGCCATTTTGATGGCTCATTTACGGATTTTAGTAAACTGGATACAAATTATTGGCAACAGCAACAAGGTATTCGTCCGGAGCCTGATCGTATGAATGAGTGGTATCAGCAAAATATTATGTATTTCAATCAATTGGAAGTATCAGCTGAAAGCTTATCAAAAATCACACAGCCCGTTTTAGTATTAGCTGGCGAGAAAGATCAAAATGCCCCGTTAGATACGATAATTTCGGCTTATAAAGCGATACCAAATGCTCAGCTTGCTATTATCCCAAATGCTCCGCATCCTGTATTTCAAGTGAATTTCCCCGCAGTGTGGGAGAATATTGAACCGTTTTTAAAGCATGATAAATAA
- the mglB gene encoding galactose/glucose ABC transporter substrate-binding protein MglB, giving the protein MKKTVLSTLALAIALGAGISTAQAETRIGVTIYKYDDNFMALMRKEIDKEAHQLKDVKLLMNDSQNTQSIQNDQVDVLLSKGVKALAINLVDPSASKTIIDKAKSEDLPIVFFNKDPGAKAVASYDKAYYVGTDPKESGLIQGDLIAKQWKANPALDLNKDGKVQYALLKGEPGHPDAEARTKYVVEGLAAQGIQSEQIFMDAALWDAAQAKDKVDAWLSSGKAKDIEVIISNNDGMALGALEATKAHGRKLPIFGVDALPEALQLIKKGELAGTVLNDAAGQGKAVVQLAANLAEGKAAGEGTSWKIEERVVRIPYVGVDKDNLDKFLK; this is encoded by the coding sequence ATGAAAAAAACCGTATTAAGCACCTTAGCATTAGCGATTGCATTAGGCGCAGGTATTAGTACCGCACAAGCAGAAACACGTATCGGTGTGACCATCTACAAATATGACGATAACTTTATGGCGTTAATGCGTAAAGAAATCGACAAAGAAGCGCATCAATTAAAAGATGTGAAGTTATTAATGAATGACTCGCAAAACACCCAATCTATTCAAAACGACCAAGTGGACGTATTACTGTCTAAAGGCGTAAAAGCATTAGCGATCAACTTGGTTGACCCTTCAGCGTCAAAAACCATTATTGATAAAGCGAAAAGTGAAGATTTGCCAATTGTATTCTTCAATAAAGACCCGGGAGCAAAAGCGGTTGCAAGCTATGACAAAGCTTATTACGTGGGTACAGATCCGAAAGAATCCGGTTTAATCCAAGGTGACTTAATTGCAAAACAATGGAAAGCGAATCCGGCATTAGATTTAAACAAAGACGGTAAAGTGCAATATGCGTTATTAAAAGGCGAACCGGGTCACCCTGATGCGGAAGCACGTACTAAATACGTGGTGGAAGGCTTAGCGGCACAAGGTATTCAAAGCGAACAGATCTTTATGGATGCGGCATTGTGGGATGCGGCACAAGCAAAAGATAAAGTGGACGCTTGGTTATCCAGCGGTAAGGCGAAAGATATTGAAGTGATTATCTCGAATAACGACGGTATGGCGTTAGGCGCATTAGAAGCTACTAAAGCGCACGGTCGTAAATTACCGATCTTTGGTGTAGACGCATTACCTGAAGCATTACAATTAATCAAAAAAGGTGAATTAGCCGGTACGGTGCTTAACGATGCTGCCGGTCAAGGCAAAGCCGTAGTGCAATTAGCGGCAAATCTTGCAGAAGGTAAAGCGGCAGGTGAAGGCACCAGCTGGAAAATTGAGGAACGTGTTGTACGTATTCCTTATGTTGGCGTAGATAAAGATAATTTAGATAAATTTTTAAAATAA
- the mglC gene encoding galactose/methyl galactoside ABC transporter permease MglC yields the protein MSALKQNRTMDFFKQNAIYFVLLILLIVIIVQDPSFLSLRNFSNILSQSSVRLIIALGVAGLIVTQGTDLSAGRQVGLAAVITATLMQSMENMNRVFPDLAEIPIPVVILAVCAIGAVIGLLNGFVIAYLNVTPFIATMGTMIIVYGINSLYYDAVGGSPIAGFSDSFSSFAQGFFRFGDFKLSYITIYAVIATLIMWTLWNKTRFGKNIFAIGGNPEAARVSGVNVPLNLMGIYMLSGVFYAFGGMLEAGRIGSATNNLGFMYEMDAIAACVVGGVSFAGGVGTIIGVVTGVIIFTVINYGLTYIGVNPYWQYIIKGGIIVLAVAIDSLKYAKKK from the coding sequence ATGTCCGCTTTAAAACAGAATCGCACCATGGATTTTTTTAAACAAAATGCGATTTATTTTGTGTTATTAATTTTGTTAATTGTCATTATCGTACAAGACCCAAGTTTCTTAAGTTTACGTAACTTCAGTAATATTTTATCGCAATCTTCCGTGCGTTTAATTATTGCATTAGGGGTTGCCGGTTTAATTGTGACGCAAGGTACCGACTTATCCGCCGGTCGTCAGGTGGGATTGGCAGCGGTAATTACCGCAACCTTAATGCAATCGATGGAAAATATGAACCGAGTATTCCCCGATTTAGCTGAGATTCCGATTCCGGTTGTGATTCTTGCCGTATGTGCTATCGGCGCGGTTATTGGTTTATTAAATGGTTTTGTTATTGCTTATCTCAACGTAACGCCGTTTATTGCCACGATGGGGACAATGATCATCGTTTACGGTATCAACTCACTTTATTATGATGCGGTAGGCGGTTCACCGATTGCCGGTTTTAGCGATAGTTTCTCCTCTTTTGCTCAAGGTTTCTTCCGCTTCGGTGATTTTAAACTCTCTTACATCACGATTTATGCGGTAATCGCTACGTTAATTATGTGGACGCTTTGGAATAAAACCCGCTTCGGTAAAAACATTTTTGCGATCGGTGGTAACCCGGAAGCAGCACGTGTTTCAGGGGTAAACGTCCCGCTTAACTTAATGGGTATTTATATGTTATCCGGCGTGTTTTATGCATTCGGCGGTATGTTAGAAGCAGGTCGTATCGGCTCGGCAACCAATAACCTCGGTTTTATGTATGAAATGGATGCAATTGCGGCTTGTGTCGTGGGCGGCGTGTCATTTGCCGGTGGAGTCGGCACCATTATCGGCGTGGTGACCGGGGTAATTATCTTTACCGTTATCAACTACGGTTTAACCTATATCGGTGTAAACCCGTACTGGCAATACATTATTAAAGGCGGCATTATCGTGCTTGCGGTAGCGATTGACTCGCTCAAATACGCGAAGAAAAAATAA